Proteins from one Deltaproteobacteria bacterium genomic window:
- a CDS encoding branched-chain amino acid ABC transporter permease yields MEISPALIWQGTINGLALGWIYVLMALGLTLIFGIMHIMQFAHGEIYMIGAYIVYYLIASFGLPLVLATLISMLAMALTGVFLERFLFRRLKGQILSAIVATTGLTLIIQSGAVVLFGLYERSIPLLATGPLTLLGSAVPKDRIVAVAVSVILSLSLYVFLRKTKYGQAMVASAQSPEGAILQGIGPDKMAALAMVIGCALAAAGGMLAGSLFALSPYMGLAPLVKGLVIIVLGGMGSLAGAFLAGMILGLIDGLVPILFGHAWAAIGPLLLVILVLVVKPQGLFGHAE; encoded by the coding sequence TTGGAAATTTCGCCGGCCTTAATCTGGCAAGGGACAATCAACGGGCTGGCCCTGGGGTGGATCTATGTCCTCATGGCCCTCGGTTTGACCCTGATCTTCGGCATCATGCACATCATGCAGTTCGCCCACGGCGAAATCTACATGATCGGAGCCTATATTGTTTATTACCTGATCGCCTCTTTCGGGCTGCCCCTTGTTTTAGCCACCCTCATATCCATGCTGGCCATGGCTTTAACCGGTGTATTTCTGGAGCGGTTTTTATTTCGTCGGCTCAAGGGGCAGATCTTGTCGGCCATTGTGGCCACCACTGGCCTGACCCTGATTATTCAAAGCGGGGCAGTTGTCCTGTTCGGCCTCTACGAACGCTCTATCCCTTTGCTGGCCACCGGCCCCCTGACCCTGTTGGGCAGCGCCGTTCCCAAGGACAGGATCGTCGCCGTAGCCGTATCTGTCATCCTGAGTCTGTCCCTCTATGTTTTTCTGAGGAAGACCAAATACGGCCAGGCCATGGTGGCCAGCGCCCAGAGCCCCGAGGGGGCTATTCTGCAGGGTATCGGCCCGGATAAGATGGCCGCTCTGGCCATGGTCATCGGCTGTGCCCTGGCCGCCGCGGGCGGCATGCTGGCCGGATCACTTTTCGCCTTGAGCCCCTACATGGGTTTAGCGCCCCTGGTCAAGGGGCTGGTTATCATCGTCCTGGGCGGCATGGGCAGCCTGGCCGGGGCTTTTCTTGCCGGGATGATCCTTGGCTTGATTGACGGGCTGGTGCCCATCCTTTTCGGGCATGCCTGGGCGGCCATCGGGCCGCTGCTCCTCGTAATCCTCGTTCTGGTAGTAAAACCACAGGGACTGTTCGGGCATGCGGAATAA